A genome region from Sardina pilchardus chromosome 22, fSarPil1.1, whole genome shotgun sequence includes the following:
- the lrrc20 gene encoding leucine-rich repeat-containing protein 20 isoform X1 — protein MVGKESGVEIRCCYYVFFKMAQDVANVARRVNEAVEEGKTHLDLSNCKLISFPDGVFKVLRTVIENIHSITLANNELKALTNKFFATFVQLRELDLQGNVLTKLPDAVGEMEHLTSINLSQNKLTSFPERLTNIRTLENINLENNQISDVPVEKLSSMPALKTVNVRSNPLEGQPPNISSLSFELAIDQ, from the exons ATGGTGGGAAAAGAGTCTGGGGTCGAGATTCGTTGTTGTTATTATGT atttttcaagatggcccaGGATGTTGCAAATGTTGCCAGAAGAGTCAATGAAGCTGTTGAAGAAGGAAAGACTCATTTAG ATTTGTCCAACTGCAAGTTGATCAGTTTCCCTGATGGAGTCTTCAAGGTGTTGAGGACCGTCATTGAGAACATACATAGTATAACATTGGCCAACAATGAACTAAAAGCATTGACCAACAAATTTTTCGCCACATTTGTTCAATTAAGAG AATTGGACCTGCAAGGCAACGTGCTCACCAAATTACCAGATGCTGTAGGCGAGATGGAGCATTTGACCAGCATCAACTTGTCCCAAAACAAGCTCACAAGTTTTCCAGAGAGGCTGACGAACATCCGTACACTTGAAAACATAAATCTGGAAAACAATCAGATATCCG ACGTGCCTGTGGAGAAGCTGTCCAGCATGCCCGCCTTGAAAACGGTCAACGTCAGATCGAATCCACTCGAGGGACAACCGCCCAATATCTCATCTCTCAGTTTTGAACTGGCCATTGATCAGTGA
- the lrrc20 gene encoding leucine-rich repeat-containing protein 20 isoform X2 — protein sequence MAQDVANVARRVNEAVEEGKTHLDLSNCKLISFPDGVFKVLRTVIENIHSITLANNELKALTNKFFATFVQLRELDLQGNVLTKLPDAVGEMEHLTSINLSQNKLTSFPERLTNIRTLENINLENNQISDVPVEKLSSMPALKTVNVRSNPLEGQPPNISSLSFELAIDQ from the exons atggcccaGGATGTTGCAAATGTTGCCAGAAGAGTCAATGAAGCTGTTGAAGAAGGAAAGACTCATTTAG ATTTGTCCAACTGCAAGTTGATCAGTTTCCCTGATGGAGTCTTCAAGGTGTTGAGGACCGTCATTGAGAACATACATAGTATAACATTGGCCAACAATGAACTAAAAGCATTGACCAACAAATTTTTCGCCACATTTGTTCAATTAAGAG AATTGGACCTGCAAGGCAACGTGCTCACCAAATTACCAGATGCTGTAGGCGAGATGGAGCATTTGACCAGCATCAACTTGTCCCAAAACAAGCTCACAAGTTTTCCAGAGAGGCTGACGAACATCCGTACACTTGAAAACATAAATCTGGAAAACAATCAGATATCCG ACGTGCCTGTGGAGAAGCTGTCCAGCATGCCCGCCTTGAAAACGGTCAACGTCAGATCGAATCCACTCGAGGGACAACCGCCCAATATCTCATCTCTCAGTTTTGAACTGGCCATTGATCAGTGA